In Sporosarcina psychrophila, a genomic segment contains:
- the opp3C gene encoding oligopeptide ABC transporter permease has protein sequence MTTNMKKLPKDSFERITIDSSHAEKISKPSLSFWQDAWLRIRKNKAAIVSMFILVFIVFMAFAGPFMVEHDPEDVKVAHASLPPKIPGLEKLGIFDGEGKLGSKTVNLYELKKVEVNYWFGTDSLGRDLFSRLWKGTQISLLIAFVAAIIDVVIGVIYGGISGYYGGRTDDVMQRIVEVLIGVPTLVIVILMIMIMDPGILSIIIAISITGWIGMSRIVRGQVLKYKTQEFVLAAKTLGASDTRIISKHLLPNIMAIIVINMMFTIPTAIFFEAFLSFIGLGLQAPNASLGTLINDGYKFIEYQPHILFFPAVVISLLMIAFNLIGDGLRDALDPKMKD, from the coding sequence ATGACTACTAACATGAAGAAACTACCAAAAGATTCGTTTGAGCGGATTACAATCGATAGCTCGCATGCCGAAAAAATTTCGAAACCGAGTTTGAGTTTCTGGCAGGATGCTTGGCTTCGGATCCGAAAAAACAAAGCGGCTATCGTCAGTATGTTCATTCTTGTGTTTATTGTATTTATGGCATTTGCAGGTCCTTTCATGGTTGAACATGATCCAGAGGATGTAAAAGTTGCGCATGCAAGCTTACCGCCTAAAATTCCAGGGCTTGAAAAATTAGGTATTTTTGATGGCGAAGGTAAACTGGGTTCTAAAACAGTTAATCTGTATGAGTTAAAGAAAGTAGAAGTTAACTACTGGTTCGGCACGGATAGCCTAGGGCGCGATTTGTTTTCACGTCTCTGGAAAGGAACGCAAATCTCACTGTTAATCGCATTCGTAGCCGCTATCATTGATGTTGTGATAGGCGTCATCTACGGCGGAATTTCCGGTTATTACGGAGGCCGAACCGACGATGTCATGCAACGAATTGTCGAAGTGCTAATTGGAGTTCCGACACTGGTCATCGTTATTCTTATGATTATGATCATGGATCCGGGCATATTGTCCATTATCATAGCCATATCGATAACAGGATGGATTGGAATGTCCCGTATTGTACGCGGACAAGTTCTTAAATACAAAACACAGGAATTCGTCTTGGCAGCTAAAACCTTAGGTGCAAGCGATACACGAATTATCAGCAAGCACTTACTGCCGAATATCATGGCGATTATTGTCATAAATATGATGTTCACAATTCCTACAGCAATTTTCTTTGAGGCATTTTTAAGCTTTATAGGACTTGGCCTTCAAGCGCCGAATGCTTCTCTTGGAACACTTATTAATGATGGTTATAAATTCATTGAGTATCAGCCACATATTTTGTTCTTCCCGGCGGTTGTCATAAGTTTACTTATGATTGCGTTCAACTTAATTGGGGATGGACTACGTGATGCACTTGATCCGAAAATGAAAGATTAA
- the opp3b gene encoding oligopeptide ABC transporter permease, with translation MAKYITKRVIYMFLSLFLIASFTFVLMKLLPGSPLASAAKLSVEQREVVYEKYGLNDPIPVQYARYMGNLAKGDFGVSFQYKNADVTTLIVKKLKYSAILGSQALIFGTLIGIILGMIAALKQNTVWDYGSTIIAILGISIPSFVFAVLLQYVFAVWLGVLPVGLWEGWKSSILPSIALAMGPIAIAARFIRTEMIEVLSSDYILLAKAKGANWFEIAFKHAFRNALIPLITVLGPVAAGLLTGSLVVEQIFAIPGIGEQFVKSINSNDFAVIMGTTMFFSVFLIVIILIVDILYGVIDPRIRLSGGSK, from the coding sequence ATGGCAAAGTATATCACTAAACGTGTGATTTATATGTTCCTATCACTATTCTTGATAGCATCGTTTACATTTGTTCTAATGAAACTGCTTCCAGGGTCCCCGTTAGCTTCCGCAGCAAAATTATCCGTTGAGCAAAGGGAAGTCGTTTATGAGAAGTATGGATTGAACGATCCGATTCCCGTACAGTACGCCCGCTATATGGGGAACCTTGCAAAAGGTGACTTTGGTGTATCGTTTCAATATAAAAATGCAGATGTCACAACACTTATTGTGAAAAAACTGAAATACTCGGCGATTTTAGGATCTCAGGCACTTATTTTCGGGACCTTAATCGGAATTATTCTCGGAATGATTGCCGCGTTGAAACAAAATACAGTTTGGGATTATGGTAGTACCATTATCGCAATTCTCGGTATCTCCATACCGTCCTTTGTTTTTGCAGTATTGCTGCAATATGTCTTTGCAGTATGGCTTGGAGTGCTACCAGTTGGCCTGTGGGAAGGTTGGAAGTCCAGTATACTACCTTCAATCGCACTTGCGATGGGACCTATTGCTATCGCGGCAAGATTCATCCGAACAGAAATGATAGAAGTATTAAGCTCAGACTATATTTTGCTAGCAAAAGCGAAAGGCGCAAATTGGTTTGAAATCGCTTTCAAACACGCATTCCGTAATGCGCTTATTCCGCTAATCACAGTCCTTGGACCAGTTGCAGCAGGACTATTAACAGGATCACTTGTAGTTGAGCAGATTTTCGCAATCCCAGGTATAGGTGAACAGTTCGTTAAATCAATTAACTCGAACGACTTCGCTGTCATCATGGGTACAACAATGTTCTTCTCGGTATTCCTAATTGTGATTATATTAATAGTGGATATTCTTTATGGGGTCATTGATCCGCGTATCCGTTTGTCTGGAGGTTCCAAGTAA
- a CDS encoding peptide ABC transporter substrate-binding protein: MKNHKFMWLISIMLVLSVFLAACGDKEEAGTTEPVKDKEEDKGTTEEPANEEVAQVLNLIETAEIPSIDSSISEDAVGFNVLNNIMEGLYRLDQDSLPVPAMADGEPEISEDGLTYTFKIRDAQWSDGTPVTAHDFVYAWQRAVDPDTGSPYGPYLMAGMIKNATEIGEGTAEIADLGIKAEDDKTLIVELERPVAYFLSLMSFGTFYPLNEEFVTAQGDKYATNSEAMIYNGPFSLADWDGTGNWKYVKNDKYWDADTVKLEEIIVDVVKETATGVKLYEQGKKDRVLLSAEYAMQFADDPNIINELETSVFYFKLNQERNGKATPLANADIRKAFARAFNKEELADAILANGSIAANFLVADDFTFDADGKDFRDYSGEFSAYNVEEAQEYWKKGLAALGTDKVEIEILGGDTENAKKQQEWFKSEFERNLPGLTIKLKEVPFAVRLELDDTSDYDVQSAGWGPDFQDPISFMELFVTGSPQNKMNYSNPEYDKLIESTKTTIATDPVARFEAFAKAEKILLEDDAGLVPQYQRGRMVLMNPAVKGLATHPFGGDYSYKWTYMEAAEK, translated from the coding sequence TTGAAAAACCACAAATTTATGTGGCTAATTAGTATCATGCTTGTACTTAGCGTGTTCTTAGCAGCGTGCGGCGACAAAGAAGAAGCAGGCACTACTGAACCGGTAAAAGACAAAGAAGAGGACAAAGGAACTACAGAAGAACCAGCTAATGAAGAAGTGGCGCAAGTTCTGAATCTGATTGAAACAGCAGAGATTCCTTCTATTGACTCATCAATTTCAGAAGATGCTGTAGGTTTCAACGTACTGAACAACATTATGGAAGGACTTTACCGTCTTGACCAAGACAGTCTTCCAGTACCTGCTATGGCAGATGGAGAACCTGAAATCAGTGAAGATGGATTGACATACACATTCAAAATCCGTGATGCACAATGGTCTGATGGAACACCTGTAACTGCGCATGACTTTGTATATGCTTGGCAGCGCGCAGTCGATCCGGATACTGGTTCACCTTACGGACCATATTTGATGGCAGGCATGATTAAAAACGCAACTGAAATCGGTGAAGGAACTGCAGAAATTGCAGATCTTGGAATTAAAGCAGAAGACGATAAAACACTTATCGTTGAACTTGAACGTCCAGTTGCTTACTTCCTATCACTTATGTCTTTCGGTACATTCTACCCACTTAACGAAGAATTCGTAACTGCTCAGGGTGATAAATATGCAACTAACTCTGAAGCAATGATCTATAACGGTCCATTCTCATTAGCTGATTGGGATGGTACTGGTAACTGGAAATATGTTAAAAATGACAAGTATTGGGATGCTGATACTGTAAAACTTGAAGAAATCATTGTTGACGTCGTTAAAGAAACTGCAACAGGTGTAAAATTATATGAACAAGGCAAGAAAGACCGTGTACTACTTTCTGCTGAATATGCAATGCAATTTGCTGATGATCCAAATATCATCAATGAGCTTGAAACATCTGTATTCTACTTTAAACTGAATCAAGAACGTAACGGTAAAGCTACACCACTTGCAAATGCTGACATTCGTAAAGCATTCGCAAGAGCCTTCAACAAAGAAGAGTTAGCAGATGCAATACTTGCTAATGGTTCTATTGCTGCTAACTTCCTAGTTGCAGATGACTTTACTTTTGATGCGGATGGAAAAGATTTCCGTGATTACAGCGGTGAATTCTCTGCATATAACGTTGAAGAAGCACAAGAATATTGGAAAAAAGGTCTGGCAGCACTTGGAACAGACAAAGTGGAAATTGAAATTCTCGGTGGCGACACTGAAAACGCAAAAAAACAACAAGAATGGTTCAAATCGGAATTTGAAAGAAACCTTCCAGGTTTGACAATCAAACTGAAAGAAGTTCCTTTTGCTGTTCGTCTTGAACTTGATGATACAAGTGATTATGATGTTCAATCAGCAGGATGGGGCCCTGACTTCCAGGATCCAATCTCGTTCATGGAATTGTTCGTAACGGGAAGTCCACAAAACAAAATGAATTACTCTAACCCAGAGTATGACAAGCTTATTGAATCTACAAAAACTACAATTGCAACTGATCCAGTAGCTCGTTTTGAAGCATTTGCAAAAGCTGAAAAAATTCTTCTTGAAGATGATGCAGGTCTTGTACCTCAGTATCAACGCGGAAGAATGGTTCTTATGAACCCTGCTGTAAAAGGTCTTGCTACACATCCATTCGGTGGCGACTATAGCTACAAATGGACGTATATGGAAGCTGCAGAAAAGTAA
- a CDS encoding DUF3899 domain-containing protein has product MKKIVRNILIAHVIIILLILLYFKELTLLSYINASFIVGGVLTFLGLVSFVFSTGFFDVFTVSMRKVVTPKRRMDDVMAMRKPSEVFSGNVSPMLGSGTLILIMMGIALLIFYI; this is encoded by the coding sequence ATGAAGAAAATAGTTAGGAATATTCTGATTGCACATGTAATAATTATTCTGCTTATTCTACTCTATTTTAAAGAGCTCACTTTACTCTCTTATATAAACGCATCTTTCATCGTTGGAGGCGTACTAACATTTCTTGGTCTGGTCTCTTTCGTTTTTTCAACCGGATTTTTCGATGTATTTACCGTTAGCATGAGAAAAGTAGTTACACCTAAACGTCGGATGGATGATGTTATGGCGATGCGGAAGCCTTCAGAAGTTTTTTCAGGAAACGTAAGTCCAATGCTCGGAAGCGGTACACTCATTCTTATTATGATGGGAATCGCGCTCCTTATTTTTTATATTTAA
- the trpS gene encoding tryptophan--tRNA ligase → MKTIFSGVQPTGTVTLGNYIGAFRQFTELQNDYQCLFCIVDQHAITVQQDPVELAKTIRSLAAIYIASGIDPEKAVLFIQSEVPAHAQAGWMMQCIAYIGELERMTQFKDKSDGKEGVSSALLTYPPLMAADILLYNTNIVPVGDDQKQHLELTRDLAERFNKRFGGILTIPEVRIPKNGARIKSLQDPLKKMSKSDPNKKGTISLLDTPKEIEKKIKSAVTDSEGIVKYDVENKPGVSNLLTIESALSDVSIEDLVVKYDGLGYGAFKAGVAEAVINHLSPIQERYYVLLDSPVLDEILDEGAVKANAIAAVTLGKMEVAMGLGRRR, encoded by the coding sequence ATGAAAACCATTTTTTCAGGCGTACAGCCGACAGGAACAGTAACACTTGGCAACTACATCGGTGCCTTCCGTCAATTTACAGAGTTACAAAATGACTATCAATGCCTATTTTGTATTGTCGATCAGCATGCTATCACAGTTCAGCAGGATCCAGTGGAATTGGCAAAAACAATCCGTTCTCTTGCTGCAATCTATATTGCAAGTGGAATCGATCCAGAGAAAGCGGTATTGTTTATCCAATCAGAAGTCCCTGCACACGCGCAAGCAGGCTGGATGATGCAATGTATTGCTTATATCGGTGAACTTGAGCGTATGACGCAGTTCAAAGATAAATCAGATGGGAAAGAGGGCGTTTCTTCGGCGCTTCTGACATATCCACCACTTATGGCTGCTGACATCCTTCTATATAACACTAATATCGTCCCGGTTGGCGATGACCAAAAGCAGCATCTTGAATTGACGCGTGATCTAGCAGAGCGGTTCAATAAAAGGTTCGGCGGTATCTTGACGATTCCAGAAGTCAGAATTCCAAAGAATGGTGCACGCATTAAGTCACTCCAAGATCCGTTAAAGAAAATGAGTAAATCTGATCCTAATAAAAAAGGGACTATCTCGCTACTTGATACACCCAAAGAAATCGAGAAAAAGATTAAAAGCGCAGTAACAGATTCTGAAGGCATCGTGAAATACGACGTTGAAAATAAACCAGGTGTATCGAATCTATTGACAATTGAATCAGCGTTAAGTGATGTTTCAATTGAAGATCTTGTTGTGAAATATGATGGACTTGGATATGGCGCATTTAAAGCTGGCGTAGCCGAAGCCGTCATCAACCATCTATCACCTATCCAAGAGAGATACTACGTACTTTTGGATTCGCCTGTCCTAGATGAAATTTTGGATGAAGGCGCAGTGAAAGCAAATGCGATTGCAGCTGTCACTCTCGGGAAGATGGAAGTCGCGATGGGACTCGGACGTAGACGGTAA
- the fabF gene encoding beta-ketoacyl-ACP synthase II, translating into MGIKRVVVTGIGAISPVGNSAEESWKAVLEGKSGIGPLTRLDSDKFPVKVAAEVKDFDIEQYISRKDARKMDRFTHYALAASIMAMKDANLELEGDLALRTGVWIGSGIGGMETHEQQFLTFQEKGYRRVSPFFVPMMIPDMAAGQVSIYHGAKGINSCTVTACASGTNSIGDAFEVIRRGDADVMITGGAEAPITTMAVAGFCANTALSLNPDPATASRPFDKERDGFVIGEGAGILILEEYEHAIARGAKIYAELTGYGATGDAHHITAPAPGGEGGARAMQQAIEQSGISPDEIDYINAHGTSTPYNDQFETMAAKTVFGEHAYKLTMSSTKSMTGHLLGAAGGLEAIFTVKALQEGILPPTMNFVNPDPECDLDYVTEGARKADITYAMSNSLGFGGHNASLVFKKV; encoded by the coding sequence ATGGGAATAAAACGTGTAGTAGTAACAGGTATAGGGGCAATTTCTCCAGTCGGGAATTCAGCGGAGGAGTCTTGGAAAGCGGTCTTGGAAGGGAAATCTGGAATCGGACCACTAACAAGACTTGACAGTGATAAGTTTCCTGTAAAAGTGGCAGCAGAAGTGAAAGATTTTGATATAGAACAATATATCTCTCGGAAAGACGCGCGTAAAATGGATCGATTCACGCATTACGCACTTGCGGCATCGATTATGGCAATGAAAGATGCAAATCTTGAACTTGAAGGAGATTTAGCTCTTCGCACGGGTGTCTGGATTGGTTCAGGCATCGGTGGTATGGAAACGCATGAGCAACAGTTTCTAACGTTCCAAGAGAAAGGCTATCGACGTGTTAGCCCGTTTTTCGTACCAATGATGATTCCCGATATGGCAGCGGGCCAAGTATCGATTTATCACGGAGCAAAAGGCATTAACTCTTGTACCGTAACAGCTTGTGCATCAGGCACGAACTCGATAGGAGATGCATTTGAAGTTATTCGCCGCGGTGATGCTGACGTTATGATTACTGGCGGAGCAGAAGCGCCAATCACAACAATGGCAGTTGCTGGTTTTTGTGCGAATACAGCATTGTCGTTAAACCCCGACCCTGCAACCGCATCACGTCCATTTGATAAAGAACGTGACGGTTTTGTAATTGGAGAAGGAGCTGGTATCTTAATCCTTGAAGAGTACGAGCATGCAATTGCACGCGGTGCGAAAATTTACGCTGAACTAACCGGCTATGGTGCAACAGGTGATGCGCACCATATTACGGCTCCAGCTCCTGGGGGCGAAGGTGGCGCACGCGCGATGCAACAGGCGATTGAGCAAAGTGGTATCAGTCCAGATGAAATCGATTATATTAATGCTCACGGAACGAGCACGCCATATAACGACCAATTCGAAACAATGGCAGCGAAAACAGTTTTCGGCGAACACGCTTATAAACTCACGATGAGCTCAACAAAATCAATGACAGGCCATTTGCTCGGCGCAGCAGGCGGATTGGAAGCAATCTTCACGGTGAAGGCATTGCAAGAAGGAATCCTGCCACCGACAATGAATTTTGTGAATCCAGATCCTGAGTGTGATCTCGACTATGTAACTGAAGGTGCGCGCAAAGCGGACATTACGTACGCTATGAGCAACTCACTCGGTTTCGGCGGACATAACGCATCACTCGTATTCAAAAAAGTATAA